The Pseudomonadota bacterium genome contains the following window.
TCCCATGTGCCCGCTGCCTGATGAGCCGAGAAACCGGGAAGAAGGTGATTTACCGGTAATATTGGATTTGCCTGCACCAGGAGTCAGTGTCCCAACCAGAGGCCCTACACCTAGTATAAGAGCATTTTCAGGCGATAAAGGCTCGACATTCGGTTCAATATAGTCATAAGCCAGGCGAGCATTGATTCCGGCACCACCAAGAAACTTATAAATTAATTCTTCATTAAGGGGTATTTTGCTGATACTGCCAGTGCTTAAATCAACTTTTAGGATGTTGCCTGCGTAAGCGTTCATTTTATCCATTGCCTACTCCTATTCGATGCTTGATATTCGGATAACTTCTCCTTCTTCAAAGGTCTCTCTACTTATGTTGATTTTGAGTAAGATCAGACTTTTTCAGGCATCTGATTAAATCCGTCTGCTAACTTTTCGATAACAAGTGCGTCAAATTCACAGTATTGCACACATATTCCACATAAATCACAATCATTTTTAAGCGTTATCTCAAAACTTTCCATATTGTAAAATGGCACAACCATGATTTTTGATTTT
Protein-coding sequences here:
- a CDS encoding 4Fe-4S binding protein, which produces MSKKKNKKITISPEFCTGCLRCSLACSFFTSTEKAFNISKSKIMVVPFYNMESFEITLKNDCDLCGICVQYCEFDALVIEKLADGFNQMPEKV